One Burkholderia cepacia genomic window carries:
- a CDS encoding putative quinol monooxygenase: protein MPVYVIASLIPKPEHAQTVETELRGLVAATRTEPGNRRYDLFRQADGSPGFDLFEVYEDAAALEAHRASPHYIAYRAKAGEWLAQRPVVKVLAALDAVQS, encoded by the coding sequence ATGCCTGTCTACGTCATCGCCAGCCTGATCCCGAAACCCGAACATGCGCAGACGGTCGAGACCGAATTGCGCGGCCTCGTCGCCGCGACGCGCACCGAGCCGGGCAACCGCCGCTACGACCTGTTCCGCCAGGCGGACGGTTCGCCGGGCTTCGACCTGTTCGAGGTCTATGAGGACGCGGCGGCGCTCGAAGCGCACCGCGCGAGCCCGCACTACATCGCCTATCGCGCCAAGGCCGGCGAGTGGCTCGCGCAGCGGCCGGTCGTGAAGGTGCTGGCGGCGCTCGACGCCGTGCAGTCGTAA
- a CDS encoding ABC transporter permease, whose amino-acid sequence MNDFLSLIVQSGPDVARGIGITLELLVLSCTLAFALAVPLAVARTSACRWLSTPSRLFMSVFRGTPLLVQIFVLYYGLAQFSFVRASPLWLLVGGSFSCALCALTLNLAAYMAEDIRGGIAGVPAGEKEAALAFGMSRFMLTWFVIVPRAIGIVAPTLGNEIVLQLKSTALASTITVLDLTGVARRISIETYTTDALILAGIVYVGITAVLSTVLKRVEGRLNRHLGSVRA is encoded by the coding sequence ATGAACGACTTTCTTTCCCTCATCGTGCAGTCCGGCCCGGACGTCGCGCGCGGCATAGGGATCACGCTCGAGCTGCTGGTGCTGTCATGCACGCTCGCGTTCGCGCTCGCGGTGCCGTTGGCTGTCGCGCGTACGTCAGCGTGCCGGTGGCTGTCGACACCGAGCCGCCTGTTCATGTCGGTGTTTCGCGGCACGCCGCTGCTGGTGCAGATTTTCGTGCTGTATTACGGGCTTGCGCAGTTCTCTTTCGTGCGTGCATCGCCTCTGTGGCTGCTGGTCGGCGGATCGTTCTCGTGTGCGTTGTGCGCGCTGACGCTCAACCTCGCGGCTTACATGGCGGAAGACATCCGGGGCGGGATCGCCGGCGTCCCCGCCGGCGAGAAGGAAGCCGCGCTCGCGTTCGGGATGAGCCGCTTCATGCTCACCTGGTTCGTGATCGTCCCGCGCGCGATCGGCATTGTCGCACCGACGCTCGGCAACGAGATCGTGCTGCAGCTGAAGTCGACTGCGCTCGCCAGCACGATCACCGTGCTCGACCTGACCGGTGTCGCGCGACGCATCTCCATCGAAACCTACACGACCGACGCGCTGATACTGGCCGGCATCGTGTACGTCGGTATCACGGCTGTGCTTTCGACCGTGCTCAAACGCGTCGAAGGTCGGCTGAATCGCCATCTGGGCAGCGTGCGTGCTTGA
- a CDS encoding ABC transporter permease, which yields MDILVNYGAQIAAGALVTLELAVAALCVGMLLGIAGASAKLSSMGWLRHATYALTNFLRGIPEFLILLICYFGLSHLLNAQFDGAFVISPFSAGVIALAVVFGAYSSEMFRGAFIAVPAGQIEAARAYGMTRLQTLWCVRLPQAWRICLPSLNNMWQNLLKDTSLVSIVGLEDMLRKANIAAQFTKQPFVFYVTVGIVYFGFLAASNPVFARLERIAGRGYAKRT from the coding sequence ATGGACATCTTGGTGAACTACGGCGCGCAGATCGCGGCCGGCGCGCTCGTCACGCTGGAGCTTGCAGTCGCCGCGCTGTGCGTCGGCATGCTGCTCGGCATCGCCGGGGCATCGGCAAAATTGTCGAGCATGGGCTGGCTCAGACATGCGACGTATGCGCTGACCAATTTCCTGCGCGGCATTCCCGAGTTCCTGATCCTGCTGATCTGCTACTTCGGGCTGTCGCATCTGCTCAACGCGCAATTCGATGGCGCCTTTGTCATCAGCCCGTTCTCCGCCGGCGTGATCGCGCTCGCCGTGGTGTTCGGCGCCTACTCGTCGGAGATGTTCCGCGGCGCGTTCATCGCGGTGCCGGCCGGACAGATCGAGGCCGCGCGCGCGTACGGGATGACACGCCTGCAGACACTGTGGTGCGTGCGTCTGCCGCAGGCGTGGCGCATCTGCCTGCCGAGCCTGAACAACATGTGGCAGAACTTGCTGAAGGACACGTCTCTGGTATCCATCGTCGGGCTCGAGGACATGTTGCGCAAGGCCAACATCGCCGCGCAGTTCACCAAGCAGCCATTCGTCTTCTACGTGACGGTCGGGATCGTCTATTTCGGCTTTCTCGCCGCATCAAACCCCGTGTTCGCGCGGCTCGAGCGTATCGCGGGCCGCGGTTACGCAAAACGCACCTGA
- a CDS encoding transporter substrate-binding domain-containing protein produces MKKLLQSLCVGAALLGSGAHAEQVVRIGTLADYAPFEYKDASGKLQGMEIDIGKRMCDTMKVKCQWVTMDFDALIPALKAKQIDAVLAQMSKTPEREQSVDFTRIFTTAPVQLVAKQGSGITDNAAALRGKTIGVQTASTHESYLRRRLPASKSGINVKVYQTLDEAWLDLEAGRVDAVIADNTVAYDWLTKAGRKEGFDFVGKPIADAEIFGDGTAIAVRKGDAPLKALFDKGIAQVQADGTFAAANKRYFPFSIAPQ; encoded by the coding sequence ATGAAGAAGCTGCTTCAGTCGCTGTGCGTGGGCGCGGCACTGCTCGGATCGGGCGCGCATGCCGAGCAGGTCGTGCGGATCGGCACGCTCGCCGATTACGCGCCGTTCGAATACAAGGATGCGTCCGGCAAGCTGCAGGGCATGGAGATCGACATCGGCAAGAGGATGTGCGACACGATGAAGGTCAAGTGTCAGTGGGTGACGATGGATTTCGACGCGCTGATTCCGGCGCTCAAGGCGAAGCAGATCGATGCGGTACTCGCGCAAATGTCGAAGACGCCGGAGCGTGAGCAGTCGGTGGACTTCACGCGCATTTTCACGACGGCGCCCGTGCAGCTCGTCGCGAAGCAGGGCTCGGGTATCACGGATAACGCCGCCGCGCTGCGTGGCAAGACGATCGGCGTTCAGACGGCATCGACGCACGAATCCTATCTGCGCCGCCGCCTGCCGGCGAGCAAGTCGGGGATCAACGTGAAGGTCTATCAGACGCTCGACGAGGCGTGGCTCGATCTCGAGGCGGGGCGTGTCGACGCGGTGATTGCCGACAACACGGTCGCGTACGACTGGCTGACGAAGGCCGGCAGGAAGGAAGGCTTCGACTTCGTCGGCAAGCCGATCGCCGATGCGGAGATCTTCGGCGACGGTACGGCGATCGCAGTACGCAAGGGCGACGCGCCGCTGAAGGCGCTGTTCGACAAGGGCATCGCGCAGGTGCAGGCGGACGGCACATTCGCCGCCGCCAACAAGCGCTATTTCCCGTTCAGCATCGCGCCGCAATAA
- a CDS encoding homocysteine S-methyltransferase family protein, translated as MHDITVLDGGMGRELARMGAPFRQPEWSALALMEAPHYVSLAHDAFVAAGADVITANSYAVVPFHIGEERFRCDGVALAALAGQLARQAADRAGRPVRVAGSLPPTGGSYRPDLFDAARAEAILATLVDGLDPYVDLWLAETQSLTDEIGAVRRALGENPKPLWVSFTLRDDVDAGATPVLRSGQTLDEAIDAAVSARATALLFNCSQPEAMGAAMGTVQRMLARTGTSLVIGAYANAFPPQRADARANEELHGLRGDIDPPGYARWAEQWLALGAWVVGGCCGIGPDHIAALRDAVDARGAGHTGCG; from the coding sequence ATGCATGACATCACAGTACTCGACGGCGGCATGGGGCGCGAACTGGCGCGGATGGGCGCGCCGTTCAGACAGCCGGAATGGTCAGCGCTCGCGCTGATGGAAGCGCCGCATTACGTCAGCCTTGCACATGACGCATTCGTCGCGGCGGGTGCCGACGTGATCACCGCGAACAGCTATGCGGTCGTGCCGTTCCATATCGGCGAGGAGCGGTTCCGTTGCGACGGTGTCGCGCTCGCGGCACTTGCCGGGCAACTCGCGCGGCAAGCCGCCGATCGCGCGGGACGGCCCGTGCGCGTCGCAGGATCGCTTCCGCCGACCGGCGGCTCCTACCGGCCCGACCTGTTCGACGCGGCGCGCGCGGAGGCGATCCTGGCGACGCTCGTCGATGGGCTCGATCCCTACGTTGACCTTTGGCTGGCCGAGACGCAGAGCCTGACCGACGAGATCGGCGCGGTCCGGCGCGCGCTAGGTGAAAATCCGAAGCCGCTCTGGGTCTCGTTCACGCTGCGCGACGACGTCGACGCGGGCGCCACGCCGGTACTGCGATCGGGACAGACGCTCGACGAAGCGATCGACGCCGCCGTGTCCGCGCGCGCGACCGCGCTGCTGTTCAATTGCAGCCAGCCGGAAGCGATGGGTGCGGCGATGGGGACGGTGCAGCGCATGCTCGCGCGAACGGGAACGTCGCTCGTGATCGGCGCATATGCGAACGCGTTTCCGCCTCAGCGCGCCGACGCGCGCGCGAACGAGGAGCTCCACGGTTTGCGCGGCGACATCGATCCGCCCGGTTATGCAAGATGGGCAGAGCAGTGGCTTGCGCTGGGCGCGTGGGTTGTCGGCGGGTGTTGCGGAATTGGCCCCGACCACATCGCGGCATTGCGCGACGCGGTCGACGCGCGCGGCGCCGGGCACACCGGGTGCGGCTGA
- a CDS encoding trans-sulfuration enzyme family protein has translation MGYRLETLALAADRDVTDEKSVAPAIHYSAVFKAAGSEEFAEMSSVPQHPRNYTRYGNPVHERVKAVMAELEGTETALVTASGMGAIATAILSVVKAGDHVVGQTRHYMSTTKMLDDMLRRFGVEVTFVDQTDAAAFDRAIRPNTRLIVLESPVNPLLFVTDIAAVTEIARARGILTLADNTFASPVNQQPHRLGVDIVVHSATKYLGGHHDLTGGVICTSRVLADQIWHTHITLGSVLSPMDAWLLLRGLRTLPMRIERINANAQALAEFLEAHAKIERVFYPGLRSHPQHGLACRQMRGFGGVVAFGVRGGYDEAQRFVEALRLPLNAGNLGGVDSLAIHTASMWAGTMSAEQMRAADIPLNFIRYSVGIEHIDDLIGDIAQALEQI, from the coding sequence ATGGGATACAGGCTTGAAACGCTGGCTCTGGCTGCGGACCGCGACGTGACCGACGAGAAGTCGGTCGCGCCGGCGATCCACTATTCGGCGGTGTTCAAGGCAGCCGGCAGCGAGGAATTCGCGGAGATGTCGAGCGTGCCGCAGCATCCGCGCAACTACACCCGCTACGGCAATCCGGTTCACGAGCGCGTGAAGGCGGTCATGGCGGAGCTCGAGGGCACCGAGACCGCGCTCGTCACGGCATCCGGCATGGGCGCGATCGCGACCGCGATCCTCAGTGTCGTGAAGGCCGGCGATCACGTCGTCGGGCAGACGCGTCATTACATGAGCACGACGAAAATGCTCGACGACATGCTGCGCCGGTTCGGCGTCGAGGTGACGTTCGTCGACCAGACCGATGCGGCCGCGTTCGATCGGGCGATTCGGCCGAACACGCGGCTGATCGTGCTCGAGTCGCCGGTCAATCCGCTGCTGTTCGTGACCGACATCGCCGCGGTGACTGAAATCGCAAGGGCGCGCGGCATCCTGACACTCGCGGACAACACGTTCGCGTCGCCGGTCAACCAGCAGCCGCACCGGCTCGGTGTCGACATCGTCGTGCACAGCGCGACCAAGTATCTAGGCGGCCATCACGACCTGACCGGCGGCGTGATCTGCACGAGCCGCGTGCTCGCCGACCAGATCTGGCATACGCACATTACGCTCGGCTCGGTGCTGTCCCCGATGGACGCGTGGCTGCTGCTGCGCGGGCTGCGCACGCTGCCGATGCGCATCGAGCGAATCAACGCGAATGCTCAGGCGCTCGCCGAATTCCTCGAAGCGCACGCGAAGATCGAGCGCGTGTTCTATCCGGGCCTGCGCAGCCATCCGCAGCATGGGCTCGCCTGCCGGCAGATGCGTGGTTTCGGCGGCGTGGTTGCGTTCGGCGTGCGGGGGGGCTATGACGAAGCGCAGCGCTTTGTCGAGGCGCTGCGCTTGCCGCTGAATGCAGGCAATCTCGGCGGCGTCGATTCGCTCGCGATCCATACGGCATCCATGTGGGCGGGCACGATGTCGGCGGAGCAGATGCGCGCGGCCGACATCCCGCTCAATTTCATCCGCTATTCGGTCGGCATCGAGCACATCGACGACCTGATTGGCGATATCGCGCAAGCACTGGAGCAGATCTGA
- a CDS encoding (2Fe-2S)-binding protein: MVTLNINGETRTVDAPDDMPLLWVLRDVVGLTGTKFGCGIAQCGACTVHLDGVAARSCVLPVAAVAGRKITTIEAVGATPAGRKVQQAWRELDVVQCGYCQSGQVMAATALIASNPNPSDADIDAAMAGNICRCGTYNRIRAAVRQAAKEA, translated from the coding sequence ATGGTCACCCTCAACATCAACGGCGAAACCCGTACGGTCGACGCCCCCGACGACATGCCCTTGCTCTGGGTGCTGCGCGACGTCGTCGGCCTCACCGGCACGAAGTTCGGCTGCGGGATCGCGCAATGCGGCGCGTGTACCGTGCATCTCGACGGCGTCGCCGCGCGCTCGTGCGTGCTGCCGGTCGCGGCCGTCGCGGGCCGCAAGATCACGACGATCGAAGCCGTCGGCGCGACGCCGGCCGGCCGCAAGGTTCAGCAGGCGTGGCGCGAGCTCGACGTCGTCCAGTGCGGCTATTGCCAGTCCGGGCAGGTGATGGCCGCCACCGCGCTGATCGCATCGAACCCGAACCCGAGCGATGCCGACATCGACGCGGCGATGGCCGGCAACATCTGCCGCTGCGGCACGTACAACCGGATTCGCGCGGCGGTCAGGCAAGCCGCGAAGGAGGCCTGA
- a CDS encoding NADP-dependent oxidoreductase, giving the protein MSQSKTANRQIVLNSRPVGAPTPGNFRTETGAVPTPGAGQVLLRTVWLSLDPYMRGRMSDAPSYAPPVALGDVMVGGTVSQVVSSNLPAYRAGDLVVDMGGWQDYALSDGRDLIPLGRDVAHPSYALGVLGMPGFTAYTGLLKIGEPKAGETVVVAAASGAVGAVVGQIAKLKGCRVIGVAGGADKCAYVTDTLGFDACVDHRDPAFAAKLKDACPNGIDVYFENVGGAVFDAVWPLLNIGARVPVCGLIAHYNDTALSAGPDRLPLLTYALLAKRIRMQGFIILDHFAEGYAAFLKDMGEWVAAGKVKTLEDVVPDLADAPEALIGLLAGKNFGKVVVRVGPDELA; this is encoded by the coding sequence ATGTCGCAAAGCAAGACCGCAAATCGCCAGATCGTCCTGAATTCGCGCCCGGTCGGCGCGCCGACGCCGGGTAATTTCCGCACCGAAACCGGTGCCGTGCCGACGCCCGGCGCCGGCCAGGTGCTGCTGCGCACGGTCTGGTTGTCACTCGACCCGTACATGCGCGGCCGGATGAGCGACGCACCGTCCTATGCGCCGCCCGTGGCGCTCGGCGACGTGATGGTCGGCGGCACCGTCAGCCAGGTCGTCTCGTCGAACCTGCCGGCGTATCGCGCGGGCGATCTCGTCGTCGACATGGGCGGCTGGCAGGACTATGCGCTGTCCGACGGCCGCGACCTGATTCCGCTCGGCCGCGACGTCGCGCATCCGTCGTACGCACTCGGCGTGCTCGGCATGCCGGGCTTCACCGCCTATACGGGGCTGCTGAAAATCGGCGAGCCGAAGGCCGGCGAAACCGTGGTCGTCGCGGCGGCGAGCGGCGCGGTCGGCGCGGTGGTCGGCCAGATCGCCAAGCTCAAGGGCTGCCGCGTGATCGGCGTCGCGGGCGGCGCCGACAAGTGCGCGTACGTGACCGATACGCTCGGTTTCGACGCGTGCGTCGATCACCGCGACCCGGCATTCGCCGCGAAGCTGAAGGACGCCTGCCCGAACGGCATCGACGTCTATTTCGAGAACGTCGGCGGGGCCGTGTTCGACGCGGTGTGGCCGCTGCTCAACATCGGCGCGCGTGTGCCGGTGTGCGGACTGATCGCGCATTACAACGACACCGCGCTGTCGGCGGGCCCGGATCGCCTGCCGCTGCTGACGTACGCGCTGCTCGCGAAGCGCATCCGGATGCAGGGGTTCATCATCCTCGATCATTTTGCGGAGGGCTATGCCGCGTTCCTGAAGGACATGGGCGAGTGGGTCGCCGCCGGCAAGGTGAAGACGCTCGAGGACGTCGTCCCCGATCTGGCGGACGCGCCGGAAGCGCTGATCGGCTTGCTGGCCGGCAAGAACTTCGGCAAGGTCGTCGTGCGCGTGGGCCCGGACGAACTGGCCTGA
- a CDS encoding Lrp/AsnC family transcriptional regulator, with protein MKIDGLDQKIIDALCADARIPLAVLADRIGLSRQAVRNRIDRLEALKIIAGYTVRLALPDDIVPVRAVMLVYRKDRMRGADVLAALERIAEVRDCAVLSGEVDLLVQIEAATHERISDIWATISAMDGVQNMTTSFVLDPVVHKR; from the coding sequence ATGAAGATCGACGGTCTGGACCAGAAAATAATCGACGCATTGTGTGCCGATGCGCGGATTCCGCTCGCGGTGCTGGCCGACAGGATCGGTCTGTCCCGGCAGGCGGTCCGGAACCGGATCGACCGGCTCGAAGCGCTGAAGATCATTGCAGGCTATACGGTGCGGCTCGCGTTGCCCGACGATATCGTGCCCGTGCGTGCCGTGATGCTCGTTTATCGCAAGGACCGGATGCGCGGCGCGGACGTGCTTGCCGCACTCGAGCGGATCGCCGAGGTGCGCGACTGCGCGGTCCTCAGCGGCGAGGTCGATTTGCTGGTGCAGATAGAGGCGGCCACACACGAGCGCATCAGCGACATCTGGGCGACGATCAGTGCGATGGACGGTGTGCAAAACATGACGACTAGCTTCGTGCTCGACCCGGTTGTCCACAAGCGGTGA
- a CDS encoding TetR/AcrR family transcriptional regulator yields the protein MNASSGAEVRQHILNIAKPIMLHKGFSAVGLNEILAAAGIPKGSFYHYFGSKEAFGEALLEAYFDSYHAHLDNLLVRQPAGTGAERLMTYWRNWLHTQCADDPQGKCLAVKLGAEVSDLSEAMRAVLRQGTSQIIERLAGGIETGLADGSLHGIDDPSHTAATLYELWLGATLLEKIHRDRKPLERAMVETRRMLNLPQSAGNGAWQ from the coding sequence ATGAATGCATCTTCGGGCGCCGAAGTCCGCCAGCACATCCTGAATATCGCCAAGCCGATCATGCTCCACAAGGGGTTTTCGGCGGTCGGCCTGAACGAGATTCTCGCTGCGGCGGGCATCCCGAAGGGCTCGTTCTACCATTACTTCGGCTCGAAAGAGGCATTCGGCGAAGCGCTGCTCGAAGCGTACTTCGACAGCTATCACGCGCATCTCGACAACCTGCTGGTCCGGCAGCCGGCCGGCACGGGCGCCGAGCGCCTGATGACGTACTGGCGCAACTGGCTGCACACGCAATGCGCGGACGATCCGCAAGGCAAGTGCCTCGCGGTGAAGCTCGGCGCGGAAGTGTCGGACCTGTCGGAAGCGATGCGCGCGGTGCTGCGGCAGGGCACGAGCCAGATCATCGAGCGGCTCGCGGGCGGCATCGAAACGGGGCTCGCCGACGGTTCGCTGCACGGGATCGACGATCCGTCTCACACCGCCGCGACGCTGTATGAGCTGTGGCTGGGCGCGACGCTGCTGGAAAAGATTCACCGCGACCGCAAGCCGCTCGAAAGAGCGATGGTCGAAACGCGGCGCATGCTGAACCTGCCGCAGTCGGCCGGCAACGGAGCGTGGCAGTAA
- a CDS encoding aldehyde dehydrogenase family protein, translated as MSARDAVMTDCTGAGVADVRSPYDGSIVGQVRLSRADAAPVLVERALEGARAAASMPRSRRADILFRAAVSVEAQAEKFARTIALEAGKPLRQARKEVARCVNTLRLSGEEAKRLTGETIPFDGYPGSEDRSGYYTLEPLGVILAITPYNDPLNLVAHKLGPAIATGNAVILKPSLLAPLSAQALVEVMWEAGAPRDALQIVHGGADIASALVRDRRIRMVTFTGGPQTGEAITRDAGLKKVAMDLGGNAPVIVMADCDLKDAAESCVSGAYWAAGQNCIGTQRIFVAEAAYEPFVRYFVELTGRMVVGDPLDNATDMGPMIGEEQAIRIERWVDAAVSGGATVLSGHRRRGALYEPTVLADVPHDARVWTDEVFAPVVTIEKFTDLQQALDAANASESCLHAGVFTSRLEVALGAAERLQAGGVMINDSSDYRFDGMPFGGFKHGSLGREGVRFAMTEMTQPKVVCFRRNRRLSS; from the coding sequence ATGAGCGCGCGCGATGCGGTGATGACCGACTGCACGGGAGCCGGCGTAGCCGATGTTCGGTCGCCGTATGACGGCTCGATCGTCGGCCAGGTTCGCCTGTCGCGTGCCGATGCGGCGCCGGTCCTCGTCGAGCGCGCGCTTGAAGGCGCGCGTGCAGCCGCGTCCATGCCACGCAGCCGCCGGGCCGACATCCTGTTTCGCGCAGCCGTGAGCGTGGAGGCGCAAGCGGAGAAATTTGCACGCACGATCGCGCTCGAAGCGGGCAAGCCGCTGCGGCAGGCCCGCAAGGAAGTCGCGCGCTGCGTGAACACGCTGCGCCTGTCAGGCGAGGAAGCGAAACGACTCACCGGCGAGACGATCCCGTTCGACGGGTATCCGGGCTCCGAGGATCGCAGCGGCTACTACACACTGGAGCCGCTGGGAGTGATTCTCGCGATCACGCCGTACAACGATCCACTGAACCTGGTCGCGCACAAGCTCGGCCCGGCGATCGCAACCGGCAATGCGGTCATCCTGAAGCCCTCGTTGCTCGCGCCGCTGTCCGCACAGGCGCTCGTCGAGGTCATGTGGGAAGCCGGTGCGCCGCGCGACGCGCTGCAGATCGTGCATGGCGGCGCGGATATCGCGTCCGCTCTGGTGCGCGACCGGCGGATCCGGATGGTGACCTTTACCGGCGGCCCGCAGACCGGCGAAGCCATCACGCGCGATGCGGGACTCAAGAAGGTCGCGATGGACCTGGGCGGAAATGCGCCGGTGATCGTCATGGCCGACTGCGACCTGAAGGATGCCGCCGAATCCTGCGTGTCGGGCGCGTACTGGGCGGCCGGTCAGAACTGCATCGGCACGCAGCGGATCTTCGTCGCCGAGGCCGCGTACGAGCCGTTCGTCCGGTATTTCGTCGAACTGACCGGCAGGATGGTCGTCGGCGATCCACTGGACAATGCGACCGACATGGGGCCGATGATCGGCGAGGAGCAGGCGATCCGTATCGAACGCTGGGTCGACGCAGCAGTCTCGGGCGGTGCGACCGTGCTGAGCGGCCATCGGCGGCGCGGGGCGCTGTATGAACCGACGGTGCTCGCGGATGTGCCGCACGACGCGCGTGTATGGACCGATGAGGTATTTGCGCCGGTCGTGACGATCGAGAAATTCACCGACCTGCAGCAGGCGCTCGACGCGGCCAACGCGTCAGAGAGCTGCCTGCATGCAGGCGTGTTCACCAGCCGCCTGGAGGTGGCGCTCGGCGCGGCCGAGCGCCTGCAGGCGGGCGGCGTGATGATCAACGATTCGTCTGATTACCGCTTCGACGGCATGCCGTTCGGTGGATTCAAGCATGGGTCGCTGGGCCGCGAAGGCGTTCGGTTCGCGATGACGGAAATGACGCAGCCGAAGGTGGTCTGCTTCAGGCGCAACCGGCGGCTGTCGAGCTGA
- a CDS encoding ABC transporter ATP-binding protein: MPAAIPACKPAADALVVEDIHKSFGGVEVLKGISLTAKNHEVVSILGSSGSGKSTFLRCINLLEMPDRGRICVAGETLALKRASRDGALVAADAQQVMRVRRKLAMVFQQFNLWAHMTVLQNVMFVPVRVLGVPKRDARDKAIAMLERVGLAGKCDHYPNQLSGGQQQRVAIARALATDPDVMLFDEPTSALDPELVGEVLKVMRSLADEGRTMLVVTHEMGFAREVANRVVFVHQGRIEEDGSPDEVFASQKSPRFQKFLSSII, encoded by the coding sequence ATGCCAGCAGCAATTCCTGCATGCAAGCCGGCGGCGGACGCGCTGGTGGTCGAGGATATTCACAAGTCGTTCGGCGGTGTCGAGGTGCTGAAGGGCATCTCGCTGACCGCGAAGAATCACGAGGTCGTGTCGATCCTCGGCAGCAGCGGGTCGGGCAAAAGTACGTTCCTCAGGTGCATCAACTTGCTGGAAATGCCCGACCGTGGCCGGATCTGCGTGGCCGGCGAAACGCTCGCGCTGAAGCGGGCAAGCCGCGACGGCGCGCTCGTCGCGGCCGATGCGCAGCAGGTGATGCGCGTGCGCCGCAAGCTCGCGATGGTGTTCCAGCAGTTCAATCTCTGGGCCCACATGACCGTGCTGCAGAACGTGATGTTCGTGCCGGTGCGCGTGCTCGGCGTGCCGAAGCGCGACGCACGCGACAAGGCGATCGCGATGCTCGAACGGGTCGGCCTCGCCGGCAAGTGCGATCACTATCCGAACCAGCTTTCGGGCGGCCAGCAGCAGCGCGTCGCGATTGCACGGGCGCTCGCGACCGATCCCGACGTGATGCTGTTCGACGAGCCGACGTCGGCGCTCGATCCCGAGCTCGTCGGCGAAGTGTTGAAAGTGATGCGCTCGCTGGCCGATGAGGGACGCACGATGCTCGTCGTCACGCACGAGATGGGATTTGCGCGCGAAGTCGCGAACCGCGTCGTGTTCGTCCATCAGGGACGAATCGAGGAAGACGGCAGTCCCGATGAGGTGTTCGCGAGCCAGAAATCGCCGCGTTTCCAGAAGTTTCTGTCCAGCATCATCTGA